The Thamnophis elegans isolate rThaEle1 chromosome Z, rThaEle1.pri, whole genome shotgun sequence DNA window atttgcccccaacaatctgggtccttgttttacccacctcagaaggatggaaggctgagtcaaccttgagcctggtgagatttgaactgccaaactgtagccggtgatcagcagaggtagcttgcagtactgcactctaaccactgtgccacctcggttcaCTGCTCAAGTGATCTAATTTAAGGAAAATGTTAGGAAATGGATTTTTATGAGAATTCAGGTACTCCTCGAtatatgaccacaatcgagctcaaaatttctgttggtacaagagagatttgttaagtgagctatgCCTCAGTTTACACTTTTCTttccacctttgttaagtgaatgattgcAGTGTAAATAACatgtttgttaagggaatccggcttcccccttgactctgCTCATCAGAAGGcatcaaaaggtgatcacctcATCCCgcgacactgcagccgtcataattgtgagtcagttgccaagcatctgaattctgatcacatgctcatggggatgctgcaatggttgttaagaggTGAAAATTGTtgttaaatcactttttccagggctgtTGTTATAAttttcaacggtcactaaatgaactgttgtaagtcgaggacaacctgcatCCTGGAGTCTCCCCATCAAGGATAGTAtataccctctctctctctcttctcccccccccccctcgacaGGCATCTGCAATTCCAACCAACACCACCTTTAATAGCTCCTCATGCCTCGGAATATGACAAACTATACTGGCAAAGATACATGCATGGGAATAGCCAAAGATGTTTGGGGCAGAAGCATTTATGAGCCATCCCAAGCTCTGCATACAACAAATTATCATTTGGCTATTATGTGCAATAAGCTCAggatggagagaggaaaagaatTGTTGTGTGGCAAGCACAGAGCATAAATCTAGGCTAACAACAAGGTAACTGAGAAGgcaggagagaaagaggatgaattAGTCCGAGATGGCAGGCAGAGGACAGagacagaagaaaggaaaaaatcagagcaaaagagagaaaagcatgaccccttcttctctttccactTCCCTTCTTTTGGACACCACTGCCTTGATTCTCCTTACTGCCAGCCACGGTCTACCCCTGGATGAATATCAGCCGTGCAGAATACACCAGATCTGCCAGGTATATCAGCAGATTGATAGCAGTTAGAACTGCTACGGCAACATTCTTGTCCCATGTACAGAAGTCGTCACGACTACCACAGTTTCGAGATGGAACCCCCCCATGTTTTCGGTCAAACTTGTAGAGAGGCCAAATGATTGTGGCGGTGGCATACATGAGCACAGCCAATAAAGTGTAGCCACTGAGGAATTTGTTGAATGGACACGGCAACCAGCCAGTGCATTCGCCAATGCAGAGGATGATCACCACAAGGGAGAGGATGAAGCAAATGCAGTAGACCGCCATACACCACTTAAGAGCGTCTGGGTGGTCATAAGTAGGTGGGTCGCTTATGAAGACAAAGATGATGCAGGCAGTAAAAGTCTCCACCACCTTCAGGAGCCCTGGGACTGTTGCCATGTAGCCAGTCACTTCTCCTGGCTTAGCTTTGGTTAAGCTGACCTCACTGAGGTAAGACAGGCAGGCTAGGCAAGAAAACACAGTGGCGGCAACGCGATATCCCCGCTCATCGCTACTAAGACTCCGTTTCGAAATGAAGAAGACCGGGTAAATGATGGAAGCCGAGAGACACATTAGGGTGGCATACATGGCGAACGTGATGGGGAAGTTCTTCCAAGAGACCGGCATGCGATGCTGAAGGCCAGCAAACTCGACCACCAAGATGACGATGGTGAtggcaaagcagaagcaccaGGAGAACATGCACCAGTCCCCATTGCGGTGGTCCCAGGCGTTCCGGCTGGCCACCAAGCTGAAGGCCACACAGGTGAAAATGGCTTCCAGGAGGCGAACAATTCCCAAGGGAGAGGTCAGGGCACTGGTGTTGCCCACCGATTTCGAGCGGGTTACTGGCATGGTGCAAAGATctagggaggagaagaaagacaCATGATGCAAAACTTTTATCACGTGAAAATATGCAATTTAGGATACATTTCCTAAATTTAGGGCTAAGGAATATAGAAACATGGGGTAGATGGAGAAGACCGGtctgagcccaagggaggggtcaGATGCGTCATTAGTCATGAGTCCCTACACGCCCACACGAGATCAAAGTCCAGCCCAGCCTATTGTGAATGCCTCCCTTATCACCCACTCATTTCCCTTAACTGCCAGTGGGTCAGATTCCCGTAGAGAGCTTAATCTTGCGATAAGTCTTTATACTCATTTGTACTGCCTGACTCTCTTGATTTTCCCCAGCCTTCTGTAACCCTGCAGCTTCTAGCTAGGTTGGATTTCCTGTCTTATCATTCCCAATCAGAATTCCATTCTTCTCTTCCTAGTAATAATCCAAATTAACTGCAGGACTACAAGTTGAGGAAGACTAATTTAAGTGCCATTGTCTCCTGAACCTGCCTGAATAGTGTAGAAGGGATGGGAGAGATTTATCACTCCACGTATTGTCGGACAAGATCCGGCAGCAGTCCCAGTCGGGATGGATtatatagtcctcgacttacgaccataattgagcccagaattatgatCACATtgtgccagttgttaagtgggtcagcATGTGGCCACACTCAATTTTATAGACAGGTTTTGCAGCGATCATTAAGGGAACGTCATTTTTGTTAGGCAAATCCATTGTCCAAAACCAGAAGTAACCACTTTCTGGCAAACAAACATCTAAATCCTGGTCACTTGACCATGGGATCCTGCAAACAcaaccaaaatgtgatcatgtgacaggCGAAGGCCATCAAAACTTTGAATCAGGGTCATAAGTAGCCCTGAGAAGTCCATTATATCTtcaaatagttgctaagtgaacggtcataagttgagaactatctacaTATAAATTCTAGTCCCATGTCTGGAAAATtacagaatcatagggctggaaggggccttcaAGCTTTTCTAATCTAAACCCCTACCCACAGCACACAGTATTATATCCcgaaaaatggctgtccaattctACCTTGAAGATTTCCAACAATGGACCATCTACAgttccaggaggcaagctattctattGATTGATTGTTGGCActaccaggaaatttctccttaattccagatagGATCTCTCTAACAAGCTtctacccactgcttcttgtccggccctcaggtgatttggagaataagtcaacccccTCCTTCATGTGACTGCCCCTCAGGTAtcggaagacagctatcatgttaccctctaaactttctttttcttaattggaCACACCTAGTTCCCTTAACCTTGCCTCAAACAGCTTAGCCTCCAGAGGCGAGATGggcaactttggcaactttaggacttgtggatttcaactcccagaattccttagtcaGCCATTAAAGTACACAGATCATAAAGTTGCCACACTGACCCACCCCTGCGCCAAAGACTCTAAAAGCTCACAAACCAGATGTCTACAGGTAATCTATCAATATTTGCGTATGGGCAACATGGACGATAGCATAACCCACAATAGCAACTGTTGGACATCAAAATctacaagaggaaaaaaagaaggtagTAAACATAGACAATTTAATTTTTATCAGTCTATTCTGaggtttattattcatttatgttACTTATATGTGCTATTCCTATGGGATTGGATTCATAACTACAATTCTCCAGATAAAACGTAGCTCTTAATATCTTGATTTACAGTACTTTTTTCATATCTGGCATAACTAACTCAATAAATGTAGGTAAACATTctcaacaaaaaaaaagattctcaATAGAAGATATAGAATTGTCCCAACATTTTATTGAGGTAACTAAAGTAAAACTTGTAACTCCTTTGATAAACTTTAGTTAATTTAAACATTGCTCCAGCCTGACAGATGACACTTGGACGAAAATTGATTAAGCTCACCTCTTTGTAGAAAAATGGAATTTTCTCAAGATAAGAGAAATCTTTTATGTCCATGCTTCACTTCGATGCCAGACAATTTCATCTCATGAAAATGCACACTGCACCTAGGAAAGGATCTGAATATCTAAGATCACCCACCCCGAAGGGCTCCTCCTTGGGTCTCACACATCCATAGGGCAAGGGCACCTTATTTTACACATCTAATAGCCTGCACATCAACTTCACACCAGAGCCCCTTGTCACTGTATGTCCTATCACACTCAGCTTTCCGTGGCCAAGAATGGCCGAATATTCGTTTTGCTTCCTGACTCTTGGAAGAAAATTCTTCCTCTATTTCGGGCAAATGTCCTGTGTTTTTTATTGGGTAACCGAGCTTGGAATCAGGCCAAGAAAATTCTTCTAATGGGTTTAAAATAGGTACAAACTAGTAATGAAGTCCAAAGTAAAGCTGTTTCCTTTTGTAAATGGAGATAAATCTTCCTGGTTTACACAGCACATATTATGAACTGGCTATGAATAATGGAAACCGAAGTCCGAAAGATCCCGAGGTTGGAAAAGGTTGGGTAGCATATTGTCCACCCAAAGCTAATATTGCCCTTTCCTGTCTGGGTTGTGACAAAGTAAGACGCAATGGGAGAACGGACAAGAATTTCTGGGGGCTAGAAAGTTACCCCCATCTGTTTGTGTCTCACAATTACATTACAGACAACAgcaattgctgtttttttttacccAAAATTGGAAAACGCTTACTTCCTGAAGAAGTTGAAAGGGCAAGACAAGCATAAAGAGCTGAGAAAGGGTGGAGACTTGAGTAGGGGAGGAGTAGGAGGAAAACCATGTTACCCATGTAAGGGCAGGAGAAAATTCCTTTTTGTCCAATGTTGGACATTTGGTTTTAATCAAGCTCTTCCCCTGAgctgaggaagggagggggagcgcGGTGGGGGCGGGTGGAAGGGGGAGTCAGAGAAATCCCAGGCGTTAAGCCAGCTTCACTGTCTCCTTTCTGAGCCATCTCCCAAAAATGCAGCCcacccttccttttcccctcctgcAAATCCAGAAGGAAGGATTTCCTTTCCTGTCAGCTTCCAAGTGAGAAATGTCTCCTTTCACTCGGCTGCAAGGGAAGCTAGAATCTTTGGTAGGTTAGCTTTGTCCTGCCTTTCAGCCGCTCCCGGTGTttggagagaagaaaaggaaaaagagggaaaaaagagagagaaagagagatgtttGAAAGTAAATCTAAGCTGCTTCAAGAAAAGGAGAGCAGAAAAACCACTTCGAACCATTTTAAAAtgggttttaaaaattttaatgGCTTATATTGCCTGTTAGCACTCACTACATGGAAACTGCAACTGCAGAGGATATTTTGCAAGACGCCGCAGGATTTAGTTTTCACTAAAGTGTTGTCCCATGTTACCCAGGCACATACAGCCACACTGGTTCTTTGGGGCCTACAAGGGGGAAATGGGTGACTGAACAGCCTATTTTGCAAAGCTTTCCTCCTGCGTCTACCGTTTTGCACAGAGTCAAATCAAGAGGAAGAAACTGTTAGGACGACGTCATTTTTCATGTA harbors:
- the MYADM gene encoding myeloid-associated differentiation marker yields the protein MPVTRSKSVGNTSALTSPLGIVRLLEAIFTCVAFSLVASRNAWDHRNGDWCMFSWCFCFAITIVILVVEFAGLQHRMPVSWKNFPITFAMYATLMCLSASIIYPVFFISKRSLSSDERGYRVAATVFSCLACLSYLSEVSLTKAKPGEVTGYMATVPGLLKVVETFTACIIFVFISDPPTYDHPDALKWCMAVYCICFILSLVVIILCIGECTGWLPCPFNKFLSGYTLLAVLMYATATIIWPLYKFDRKHGGVPSRNCGSRDDFCTWDKNVAVAVLTAINLLIYLADLVYSARLIFIQG